A stretch of bacterium DNA encodes these proteins:
- a CDS encoding lipase family protein, translating into MLRSLDRLCFIAPLFALATLFAGILADEAAAADRSSLATVHSGSEPVTVPTVDPRLETCIRIDPRTGAFAPCPEKTSTGSGSGGGLAAPGSPLPPAPEPVDFFDADYDIADFDADPDGVMPNAYFLGQLSGMAYLGFDDAREATQEMGFEQDPALLFGIEAGVGDSKAYVVYDDDFVIVSFEGSTGGPTGTDWMQNNLQFDPVFKPEWGKKSTTICAFGYCKTIDVRSVGMHRGFLNAADVIFDEVLEEIEPLLASGQRRLWLTGHSLGGAVAQITAFRLEFEESIPVQGVHVFGAPAVGDVLWQEVFENEVTPNVHRWGIQYDPMPMVTAEPLFFHIGIMNNLYYDGDLLLDGGEGDALGGVPLCGPLYNANYTHMLYWQRMHEEMLEFDDDHGILLEDAMPTPSEPGCWADF; encoded by the coding sequence ATGCTTCGCTCCCTCGACCGCCTGTGCTTCATCGCCCCGCTCTTCGCCCTCGCGACGCTCTTCGCGGGGATCCTCGCGGACGAGGCCGCGGCGGCGGACCGCTCCTCCCTCGCGACCGTCCACTCGGGCAGCGAGCCGGTGACGGTGCCGACCGTCGATCCCCGACTCGAGACCTGCATCCGAATCGACCCGCGGACCGGCGCGTTCGCTCCCTGTCCCGAAAAGACGTCGACGGGAAGCGGCAGCGGGGGCGGACTCGCCGCGCCGGGCTCGCCGCTGCCGCCGGCGCCCGAACCGGTCGACTTCTTCGACGCGGACTACGACATCGCCGACTTCGACGCGGATCCCGACGGCGTGATGCCGAACGCGTACTTCCTCGGCCAGCTCTCGGGGATGGCCTACCTCGGCTTCGACGACGCACGCGAAGCCACCCAGGAGATGGGCTTCGAACAGGACCCTGCCTTGCTCTTCGGAATCGAGGCCGGCGTCGGCGACTCGAAGGCCTACGTGGTCTACGACGACGACTTCGTGATCGTCTCCTTCGAAGGCTCGACCGGCGGCCCGACGGGAACCGATTGGATGCAGAACAACCTGCAGTTCGATCCGGTCTTCAAGCCCGAGTGGGGCAAGAAGAGCACGACGATCTGCGCCTTCGGCTACTGCAAGACGATCGACGTGCGGTCGGTGGGGATGCATCGCGGCTTCCTGAACGCCGCCGACGTGATCTTCGACGAGGTGCTCGAAGAGATCGAGCCGCTCCTCGCCAGCGGTCAGCGTCGTCTCTGGCTGACCGGCCACAGCCTCGGCGGGGCGGTCGCCCAGATCACCGCTTTCCGCCTCGAGTTCGAGGAATCGATTCCGGTCCAGGGTGTGCACGTCTTCGGCGCCCCGGCCGTCGGCGACGTCCTCTGGCAGGAGGTCTTCGAGAACGAGGTGACGCCGAACGTGCATCGCTGGGGCATCCAGTACGACCCGATGCCGATGGTCACGGCGGAGCCCCTCTTCTTCCACATCGGCATCATGAACAACCTCTACTACGACGGCGACCTGCTCCTCGATGGCGGCGAGGGCGACGCGCTCGGCGGCGTCCCGCTCTGCGGCCCCCTCTACAACGCCAACTACACCCACATGCTCTACTGGCAGCGCATGCATGAAGAGATGCTCGAGTTCGACGACGATCACGGAATCCTGCTCGAGGACGCGATGCCGACGCCTTCCGAGCCGGGGTGCTGGGCGGACTTCTAG
- a CDS encoding efflux RND transporter periplasmic adaptor subunit — protein MSSPVRSPHVPLCDRSIAPAAQDRRAAARPALRLAGWLAFALVFCGCGDDSADQFMGGQGMRRSIPVVVGDVAEHTFVDRIEALGTARANESIVVAAQVTETVSRVRFEDGAVVDAGAVLVELTSREESAQLREARANYEEAVRQYERAVELRRNGSLSQAQLETQTSARAAAEARLAELEARLRDRLIRAPFAGVLGMRSVSPGTLVQPGDPITTLDDIELIKVDFSVPERFLSVVEPGVVVRATTAAWPDRRFEGVVRAIDTRIDPETRSVRLRADLRNPDHALRPGMLMAIGLSANERVAFSVPEESIVPLGEKNFVFAVGEDEKAKRIELRTGRRAGGKVEVLAGLDGTERVVVEGGSMLFPGSSVEVVEETARADASTTLEPTEQGG, from the coding sequence ATGTCGTCCCCCGTACGTTCGCCGCACGTCCCGCTGTGTGATCGCTCGATCGCCCCCGCGGCGCAGGACCGTCGAGCCGCCGCCCGGCCGGCGCTTCGGTTGGCAGGCTGGCTCGCGTTCGCGCTCGTCTTTTGCGGATGCGGAGACGATTCCGCGGACCAGTTCATGGGCGGCCAGGGGATGCGACGGTCGATTCCGGTCGTCGTCGGTGACGTCGCCGAGCACACCTTCGTCGACCGCATCGAGGCACTCGGAACCGCGCGGGCGAACGAGTCGATCGTCGTGGCTGCGCAGGTCACCGAGACCGTGAGTCGAGTACGCTTCGAGGACGGCGCCGTCGTCGACGCCGGAGCGGTGCTCGTCGAGCTCACGAGTCGCGAGGAGTCCGCGCAGCTCCGCGAAGCGCGCGCGAACTACGAAGAGGCGGTTCGCCAGTACGAGCGCGCCGTCGAGCTGCGCCGGAACGGTTCGCTCTCCCAGGCGCAGCTCGAGACGCAGACCTCTGCGCGCGCCGCCGCCGAAGCCCGGCTCGCGGAGCTCGAGGCGCGGCTGCGCGATCGGTTGATCCGCGCGCCCTTCGCTGGCGTGCTCGGGATGCGTAGCGTGAGCCCCGGGACCCTCGTTCAGCCCGGCGATCCGATCACCACGCTCGACGACATCGAGCTGATCAAGGTCGACTTCTCGGTTCCGGAACGCTTCCTGTCGGTGGTCGAGCCGGGGGTCGTCGTGCGGGCAACGACCGCCGCCTGGCCGGATCGACGATTCGAGGGCGTCGTTCGGGCGATCGACACGAGGATCGACCCCGAGACGCGCTCGGTGCGTCTGCGCGCCGACCTGCGGAATCCGGACCATGCGCTGCGTCCCGGCATGTTGATGGCCATCGGTTTGTCCGCTAACGAGCGCGTCGCGTTCTCGGTGCCCGAGGAGTCGATCGTTCCCCTCGGCGAGAAGAACTTCGTGTTCGCCGTCGGAGAGGACGAGAAGGCGAAGCGGATCGAGCTCCGGACCGGTCGTCGTGCGGGCGGGAAGGTCGAGGTTCTCGCCGGACTCGACGGGACCGAGCGTGTCGTCGTCGAAGGAGGGTCGATGCTCTTTCCCGGGAGCAGCGTCGAGGTCGTCGAAGAAACTGCGCGCGCCGACGCTTCGACGACGCTCGAGCCGACGGAGCAGGGGGGGTAG
- a CDS encoding dienelactone hydrolase family protein: MCDERTFADMDEDVARRARLTRRELGVVAAGVGLAMALPAGAESARLESQNVVVPTPDGQADAFFVHPSEGRHPAALLWPDAFGLRPAIEEMATRLASSGYAVLSVNPYYRVGPAPIPEPGSDFANPETRKKIMSLMGALTPAVQQADAATFVDYLDAQAAVDPQRPIGTLGYCMGGAYTMRTAAARPDRVAAGASFHGGRLVTPGKDSPHLLVPEMKARFLFAIAENDDEQQPEAKDALRRAFDENGLAAEIEVYEGALHGWCPPDSRVYHEAQAERAWSRLLALFSAALA; the protein is encoded by the coding sequence ATGTGTGACGAGAGGACCTTCGCGGACATGGACGAGGACGTCGCCCGACGGGCTCGCCTGACTCGGCGGGAGCTGGGCGTGGTCGCGGCCGGTGTCGGGCTGGCCATGGCGCTGCCGGCGGGCGCCGAGTCGGCACGGCTCGAATCGCAGAACGTCGTCGTCCCGACACCGGACGGGCAGGCCGATGCCTTCTTCGTGCATCCCTCGGAGGGGCGTCACCCGGCCGCCCTGCTCTGGCCCGACGCGTTCGGCCTGCGCCCGGCGATCGAAGAGATGGCGACGCGGTTGGCGAGCTCCGGATACGCCGTTCTTTCCGTGAATCCCTACTACCGGGTCGGACCGGCGCCGATTCCCGAACCGGGCTCCGATTTCGCGAACCCCGAGACCCGGAAGAAGATCATGTCGCTGATGGGTGCGCTCACGCCCGCCGTCCAGCAAGCGGACGCCGCGACCTTCGTCGACTACCTGGACGCGCAGGCAGCCGTCGATCCCCAGCGACCGATCGGCACCCTCGGCTACTGCATGGGCGGGGCCTACACGATGCGGACCGCGGCCGCCCGACCGGACCGGGTCGCGGCGGGCGCATCGTTCCACGGAGGCCGCCTCGTCACGCCGGGCAAAGACAGCCCCCATCTCCTCGTCCCCGAGATGAAGGCACGCTTTCTCTTCGCGATCGCCGAGAACGACGACGAGCAACAGCCCGAAGCGAAGGACGCGCTCCGCCGCGCCTTCGACGAGAACGGCCTGGCGGCCGAGATCGAGGTCTACGAAGGCGCGCTGCACGGATGGTGTCCGCCCGACTCGCGCGTCTACCACGAGGCCCAGGCCGAGCGCGCATGGAGTCGGCTGCTCGCGCTCTTCTCGGCGGCGCTCGCCTAG
- a CDS encoding TIGR01458 family HAD-type hydrolase, producing the protein MAALLLDMDGVLYEEERPVPGAAESVAWLRAQRVPFLFLTNTTSRPRSALVEKLARLGIPTSENEIFTPPVAASTWLASHAEGPSALFVPAATAAEFGDVPLLPKDAESGAASVVIGDLGAGWDFDTLNRAFRLLMGDPRPALIALGMTRYWRAEDGLRLDVAPFVAALERASGAEAIVLGKPARPFFESAAERLGARIDDLVMVGDDIVGDVQGAQHASMRGVLVRTGKFRATDLEGGIRPDAVLDSIADLRTWWTDA; encoded by the coding sequence ATGGCAGCCCTCCTGCTCGACATGGACGGCGTCCTCTACGAGGAAGAGCGACCGGTGCCCGGCGCAGCCGAGTCGGTCGCCTGGCTGCGTGCGCAACGCGTGCCCTTCCTCTTCCTGACCAACACGACCTCCCGACCGCGAAGCGCCCTCGTCGAGAAGCTCGCTCGCCTCGGAATCCCGACGAGCGAGAACGAGATCTTCACGCCTCCGGTCGCCGCCTCGACCTGGCTCGCGAGTCATGCGGAAGGTCCGTCTGCACTCTTCGTTCCTGCGGCGACCGCGGCGGAGTTCGGGGACGTTCCGCTTCTTCCGAAGGATGCCGAGTCAGGCGCGGCGAGTGTCGTCATCGGCGACCTCGGCGCCGGCTGGGACTTCGACACGCTCAACCGCGCGTTCCGTCTGCTGATGGGCGATCCTCGTCCCGCGTTGATCGCCCTCGGGATGACGCGCTACTGGCGCGCCGAGGACGGGCTTCGCCTCGACGTGGCGCCCTTCGTCGCCGCCCTCGAGCGGGCGTCCGGCGCCGAAGCGATCGTGCTCGGCAAGCCCGCGCGGCCCTTCTTCGAGTCGGCCGCCGAGCGGCTCGGTGCGCGCATCGACGACCTCGTGATGGTCGGCGACGACATCGTGGGCGACGTACAGGGAGCGCAACACGCGAGCATGCGCGGCGTCCTGGTCCGCACGGGAAAGTTCCGCGCCACGGATCTCGAGGGAGGGATCCGTCCCGATGCGGTGCTCGACTCGATCGCCGACCTGCGGACGTGGTGGACCGACGCGTGA
- a CDS encoding PEP-CTERM sorting domain-containing protein, giving the protein MGRLVNLGSALIAGLVFVFAGAASAAPIGVLNGLTQIDVTSFGTLISPGFDIQLTPGGTGEVVFFDGLPSPSVLYDVTSVDLMAGQVFLDGAVLELSRAGTTVELSNFVIDAAAGFVLADVLSPGFDVNAQIFAINKACSLADPCVGLDGTISIGGLELTVTGTAADVLTTELGVGDLTDVAFGVATTTFTPIPEPGTAALMMLGLTGLGLAGNRREH; this is encoded by the coding sequence ATGGGCAGACTCGTCAACCTCGGTTCGGCTCTGATCGCCGGTCTCGTCTTCGTCTTCGCGGGCGCCGCGAGCGCGGCGCCGATCGGCGTCCTGAACGGACTGACCCAGATCGACGTCACCTCCTTCGGCACGCTGATCTCGCCCGGCTTCGACATCCAGTTGACTCCGGGCGGGACCGGGGAGGTGGTGTTCTTCGACGGACTGCCCAGCCCCTCGGTCCTCTACGACGTGACCTCGGTGGATCTCATGGCCGGACAGGTCTTCCTCGACGGCGCAGTGCTCGAGCTCAGCAGGGCCGGAACCACGGTCGAGCTCAGCAACTTCGTGATCGACGCGGCCGCCGGCTTCGTGCTCGCCGACGTGCTGTCGCCGGGATTCGACGTGAACGCGCAGATTTTCGCGATCAACAAGGCCTGCAGCCTGGCCGACCCGTGCGTCGGTCTCGACGGTACGATCAGCATCGGCGGCCTCGAGCTGACCGTGACCGGCACCGCAGCGGACGTGCTCACGACCGAACTCGGCGTCGGTGATCTCACCGACGTGGCCTTCGGTGTCGCGACCACGACCTTCACGCCGATTCCGGAACCGGGAACGGCGGCCCTGATGATGCTCGGCCTCACGGGCCTCGGCCTGGCCGGGAATCGCCGCGAACACTGA
- a CDS encoding efflux RND transporter permease subunit: protein MFLSDVSVRRPVLATVLSSLIVAFGVLSFGSLPLRELPDVDPPIVSISTSYPGASSAVVESRITKPLEDRLNGIDGIRTIEATSSDGASYITIEFELSREIADAANDVRERIARAIDDLPDESDPPEIYKAEADSSPILWLNFGSRTRSALELTDYAERYLVDRFSVLDGVARVRLSGDRRYAMRVWIDRVALAARQLTVNDVEDALRRENIELPAGRLESTRRDFAVRVERGYREVSDFESMVVARGADGHLVRLAEVARVSRGPEEWRTYYRGNGVPRMGIGIVKQSGANTTAVASLVREEVARVQSELPEDLELLNSWDSSEYVQASVDQVYQTFVIAMILVVIVIYLFLGTSRAALIPAVTVPICLVGSMTFLFAFGLSLNLLTLLALVLSIGLVVDDSIVVLENIQRRIELGEPTLLAALRGAREVGFAVIATTLVVIAVFVPIAFMEGATGRLFRELAITISATVALSSFVALTLSAMLCSKLLVRKEKDGPIIRVSTAALEAGTRAYRAALAVALRRPILAGGALLVSVAAIYFLFEQVPTELEPSEDRGAFMMVLQGPEGASFDYTVDHVRQIEDRVLFPMVDRGEVRNAITRVPGFGSGEGMNSAIGIIVLEHWEDRDRSADELAAHLNREGGRLPGVRVFAMSPGGLGNRGGRPVQFVIAASSHEQAGEWLQRVLARADEVPGLVGANGDYRPTRPEIRIEIDRARAADLGVTTQTISRTLETMLGSRQVGTFVDRGEEYPVILQAREEQRRDPHDLENLYVRSERTGKLIPLSNLVQTRELADAGSLKRLNRLSAATLDGGVAPGHTLGNVLDDLLALARDELPAFARFDYKAQSREFRESSAAAYTSFALALLIVFLVLSAQFESFVHPLVIMLTVPLAIAGALLGLYLLGGSLNIYSQIGMTILIGLAAKNGILIVEFTNQLRAAGAAFDEAVSEAAATRLRPILMTGLSTAIGALPLMTGQGAGSGGRFAIGVTVFAGVSFATLFTLFVVPVAYSIVARRTALPGSVAARLEELATEHASSVAEPDPGGAEGTPGFSAGR from the coding sequence GTGTTCCTGTCGGACGTGTCGGTTCGTCGGCCCGTGCTGGCGACCGTGTTGTCGTCGCTGATCGTCGCTTTCGGCGTGCTCTCCTTCGGGAGTCTGCCGCTTCGCGAGCTGCCGGACGTCGACCCGCCGATCGTCTCGATCTCGACCTCCTATCCGGGCGCGTCCTCGGCCGTGGTCGAGAGCCGGATCACCAAGCCCCTCGAGGATCGCCTGAACGGGATCGACGGAATTCGTACCATCGAGGCCACGAGCAGCGACGGCGCGTCCTACATCACGATCGAGTTCGAGCTCTCGCGGGAGATCGCCGACGCGGCGAACGACGTGCGCGAACGCATCGCCAGGGCGATCGACGACCTGCCCGACGAATCGGATCCGCCCGAGATCTACAAGGCCGAGGCCGATTCGAGCCCGATCCTCTGGCTGAACTTCGGCAGTCGGACGCGCAGCGCCCTCGAGCTCACCGACTATGCGGAGCGCTACCTCGTGGACCGGTTCTCGGTCCTCGACGGCGTCGCGCGGGTGCGCCTCTCCGGCGATCGGCGTTATGCGATGCGCGTCTGGATCGACCGCGTCGCCCTGGCTGCGCGACAGCTCACCGTCAACGACGTCGAAGACGCGCTTCGGCGCGAGAACATCGAGCTGCCGGCGGGGCGTCTGGAGTCGACGCGACGCGACTTCGCCGTCCGCGTCGAGCGCGGCTACCGCGAGGTGAGCGACTTCGAATCGATGGTGGTGGCGCGCGGGGCGGATGGTCATCTCGTCCGTCTCGCCGAGGTCGCGCGCGTGAGCCGCGGCCCCGAAGAATGGCGGACCTACTACCGCGGCAACGGTGTCCCTCGGATGGGGATCGGAATCGTCAAGCAGTCCGGTGCCAACACGACGGCAGTCGCGTCCCTCGTCCGCGAAGAGGTCGCGCGTGTCCAGTCCGAGCTGCCCGAAGACCTCGAGCTGTTGAATTCCTGGGACAGCTCGGAGTACGTCCAGGCGTCGGTCGACCAGGTCTATCAGACCTTCGTGATCGCCATGATCCTGGTCGTGATCGTCATCTACCTCTTTCTCGGGACGAGTCGCGCGGCGCTGATTCCGGCGGTCACGGTTCCCATCTGCCTCGTCGGCAGCATGACGTTCCTCTTCGCCTTCGGTCTCTCGCTGAATCTGCTCACGCTCCTCGCCCTCGTGCTCTCCATCGGTCTCGTCGTCGACGACTCGATCGTCGTGCTGGAGAACATCCAACGTCGGATCGAGCTCGGCGAGCCGACGCTCCTGGCGGCGTTGCGCGGAGCGCGAGAGGTCGGCTTCGCGGTGATCGCGACGACGCTCGTGGTGATCGCCGTCTTCGTGCCGATCGCGTTCATGGAGGGGGCCACGGGCCGGCTCTTCCGGGAGCTCGCGATCACGATCTCCGCCACGGTCGCCCTCTCGAGCTTCGTGGCGCTGACGCTCTCCGCGATGCTCTGCTCGAAATTGCTCGTCCGCAAGGAGAAGGACGGTCCGATCATCCGCGTCTCGACCGCCGCGCTCGAAGCGGGGACGCGGGCCTATCGCGCAGCACTCGCGGTCGCCCTTCGTCGACCGATCCTCGCCGGCGGGGCACTGCTCGTGTCCGTGGCGGCGATCTACTTCCTCTTCGAGCAGGTGCCGACGGAGCTCGAGCCGAGCGAGGACCGGGGCGCCTTCATGATGGTGCTCCAGGGGCCGGAGGGAGCGAGCTTCGACTACACGGTCGACCACGTCCGCCAGATCGAGGACCGGGTGCTCTTTCCGATGGTCGATCGGGGCGAGGTGCGGAACGCGATCACTCGCGTGCCCGGCTTCGGTTCCGGCGAAGGGATGAACTCGGCCATCGGGATCATCGTCCTCGAGCACTGGGAGGACCGTGACCGGAGCGCCGACGAGCTGGCGGCGCACCTGAACCGAGAGGGCGGCAGGCTCCCGGGCGTGCGGGTCTTCGCGATGAGCCCGGGCGGACTCGGCAACCGTGGGGGGCGGCCCGTCCAGTTCGTGATCGCAGCGAGCAGCCACGAACAGGCCGGTGAGTGGCTGCAGCGCGTCCTCGCACGCGCCGACGAAGTCCCCGGTCTGGTCGGCGCGAATGGCGACTATCGCCCGACGCGCCCGGAGATCCGAATCGAGATCGATCGCGCCCGCGCGGCGGATCTCGGCGTGACGACCCAGACCATCAGCCGCACGCTGGAAACCATGCTGGGCTCCCGACAGGTGGGAACCTTCGTCGACCGCGGCGAGGAGTATCCGGTGATCCTGCAGGCGCGCGAAGAGCAGCGTCGCGATCCCCACGATCTCGAAAATCTCTACGTTCGCTCCGAACGAACCGGAAAGCTGATCCCGCTGTCGAACCTCGTGCAGACTCGCGAGCTGGCGGACGCGGGTTCGCTGAAGCGACTGAACCGCCTCTCCGCCGCGACGCTCGATGGCGGCGTCGCGCCGGGCCACACGCTGGGCAACGTGCTCGACGATCTGCTCGCGCTCGCACGCGACGAGCTGCCGGCGTTCGCGCGCTTCGATTACAAGGCCCAGTCACGCGAGTTCCGCGAGTCGAGCGCTGCGGCCTACACCAGCTTTGCCCTCGCGCTGTTGATCGTGTTCCTCGTGCTCTCCGCGCAGTTCGAGAGCTTCGTCCATCCGCTCGTGATCATGCTGACCGTGCCGCTCGCGATCGCGGGGGCGCTCCTCGGGCTCTATCTCCTGGGCGGCAGCCTCAACATCTACAGCCAGATCGGGATGACCATCCTGATCGGACTCGCCGCAAAGAACGGAATTCTGATCGTGGAGTTCACCAACCAGCTTCGCGCCGCGGGCGCCGCCTTCGACGAGGCGGTGAGCGAGGCGGCCGCGACGCGCCTTCGCCCGATCCTGATGACGGGTCTGTCGACCGCGATCGGTGCGCTTCCGCTGATGACGGGGCAGGGCGCCGGCTCGGGCGGCCGCTTCGCGATCGGCGTCACCGTCTTCGCAGGGGTCAGCTTCGCCACGCTGTTCACGCTCTTCGTCGTGCCGGTCGCGTACTCGATCGTCGCGCGACGGACCGCGCTTCCCGGGAGCGTGGCGGCGCGCCTCGAGGAACTCGCGACGGAGCACGCGTCCTCGGTCGCGGAGCCTGATCCGGGCGGGGCCGAGGGCACGCCGGGGTTCAGCGCGGGCCGGTAG
- a CDS encoding class I SAM-dependent methyltransferase produces the protein MEMWRYYDVTHARHGLMNPFSPERIIELGEVLGLEAGTRVLDLACGHAEMLMLWHECFGVTGVGVDASPYHFARAVERKAERLPDADLVLVEGDGRDFASDERFDVAVCLGASWIWEGHAGTLRALTAHAKPGGIVVVGEPHWRSAPTPAYLAAEGLTREVFHDLAGCHAVAVEQGLKLLWMSDASLQDWDRYEMLQNAALDAFAREHPDDPDLPDLVAKRRAADQAYFACGRDALGWAVWAFRVPG, from the coding sequence ATGGAGATGTGGCGGTACTACGACGTGACGCATGCGCGCCACGGCCTGATGAATCCGTTCTCGCCCGAGCGGATCATCGAGCTCGGCGAGGTGCTCGGGCTCGAGGCCGGGACGCGGGTGCTCGACCTCGCGTGCGGTCACGCCGAGATGTTGATGCTCTGGCACGAGTGCTTCGGGGTCACCGGCGTCGGCGTCGACGCGTCGCCCTATCACTTCGCCCGGGCGGTCGAGCGGAAGGCGGAGCGGCTACCCGACGCCGACCTCGTGCTCGTGGAGGGCGACGGCAGGGACTTCGCGAGCGACGAGCGCTTCGACGTCGCGGTGTGTCTCGGCGCGTCCTGGATCTGGGAGGGACATGCCGGGACGCTGCGCGCGCTGACCGCGCATGCGAAGCCCGGAGGCATCGTCGTCGTCGGTGAACCGCACTGGCGGTCCGCGCCGACGCCTGCGTACCTCGCGGCCGAGGGACTCACGCGCGAAGTCTTCCATGACCTGGCCGGTTGCCACGCCGTCGCGGTCGAGCAGGGACTCAAACTGCTCTGGATGTCGGACGCCTCGCTGCAGGATTGGGACCGCTACGAGATGTTGCAGAACGCGGCGCTCGACGCCTTCGCGCGGGAGCACCCGGACGATCCGGACCTGCCCGATCTGGTCGCGAAGCGACGGGCGGCCGATCAGGCCTACTTCGCCTGCGGCCGGGACGCCCTCGGCTGGGCCGTCTGGGCCTTCCGCGTTCCCGGCTGA
- a CDS encoding sulfotransferase family protein yields MPLEVIGAGFGRTGTLSTKAALEMLGFAPCYHFVEILQPRPGYNEGHRPAWVDFMKGRSAMDWQWLFRHYTATLDFPTCFFYRELMEAFPEAKVLLTVRDPERWFESFAAMHRALRKIRFAGLYSPNVRAIHSIGKRVNRRLGSERADRDAWIAGFERHNREVIETVPAERLLVYEVGQGWEPLCDYLGRPVPAEPYPHLNEGEELQSRVVSAYVLGRKGVFSTDFPADPSERDAR; encoded by the coding sequence ATGCCCCTCGAGGTGATCGGCGCCGGCTTCGGTAGAACAGGGACACTCTCTACGAAGGCCGCGCTCGAGATGCTCGGTTTCGCGCCCTGCTACCACTTCGTGGAGATCCTCCAGCCGCGTCCCGGCTACAACGAAGGCCATCGCCCGGCCTGGGTCGATTTCATGAAGGGCCGCTCCGCCATGGACTGGCAGTGGCTCTTCCGGCACTACACCGCCACCCTCGACTTCCCGACGTGCTTCTTCTACCGCGAGCTGATGGAGGCCTTCCCCGAGGCGAAGGTACTCCTCACCGTGCGCGATCCCGAGCGCTGGTTCGAATCCTTCGCCGCCATGCACCGCGCCTTGAGAAAGATCCGCTTCGCCGGCTTGTACTCTCCCAACGTGCGCGCCATCCATTCGATCGGAAAGCGCGTGAATCGACGCCTGGGCAGCGAGCGCGCCGACCGCGACGCCTGGATCGCCGGTTTCGAGCGACACAACCGCGAGGTCATCGAGACGGTGCCCGCCGAGCGCCTGCTGGTCTACGAAGTCGGGCAGGGCTGGGAGCCGCTCTGCGATTACCTGGGCCGGCCGGTGCCCGCGGAGCCCTATCCGCACCTCAACGAGGGCGAGGAGCTCCAGTCGCGAGTGGTGTCGGCCTACGTCCTGGGGCGGAAGGGCGTGTTCTCGACCGATTTTCCGGCCGATCCGTCCGAGCGCGACGCCCGCTGA
- a CDS encoding DUF2784 domain-containing protein — protein MLTRFFADVVLLIHAAFIAFAVVGGLLTLRWPRVAWIHLPAAAWAATVVTMGWICPLTPLENVLRRAAGEAGYSGGFIEHYVVPLVYPAGLTREVQVLLGAMVVAVNLAIYATRGLRAKRRARAGRS, from the coding sequence ATGCTCACTCGCTTCTTCGCCGACGTCGTCCTCCTGATCCACGCCGCCTTCATCGCTTTCGCCGTCGTCGGCGGGCTCTTGACGCTCCGCTGGCCGCGCGTCGCGTGGATTCATCTGCCCGCCGCGGCCTGGGCAGCAACCGTCGTGACGATGGGTTGGATCTGCCCGCTGACGCCGCTCGAGAACGTGCTCCGCCGGGCGGCCGGGGAGGCGGGCTACTCGGGAGGCTTCATCGAGCACTACGTCGTGCCGCTGGTGTATCCGGCGGGGCTGACGCGCGAGGTGCAGGTGCTGCTCGGGGCGATGGTGGTCGCCGTCAACCTGGCGATCTACGCGACGCGGGGGCTTCGGGCGAAGCGACGCGCGCGAGCCGGCCGTTCATGA
- a CDS encoding HDOD domain-containing protein: MGGDFEQRASRRGAAGGDVRMSDVPQEYVEACLERLSEEGVEGESRTPLLRVLERAIRRDQLVLPMVSTTLTRVLGLLERPDVAITDLALAVETDPALATKIVGVANSSAYAGIDSASSVHDALMRVGLEQAKTIIAGVAFRSSVFHMPGFEREMDMLWQRSLANALATLALLEHDPRWRDSAFLLGLVQDVGRIVLLATVAAATARKTKTPSAATIEAAGDVIRCELGAIALSAWAFDDDLVDAVVWQEQPEQCPEASRPLAKGLYAADTLIHLGMRGWQPGASPESDMMVGELVEPLGFELQQMAEVLALVEGGMSAFSKLG; encoded by the coding sequence ATGGGCGGTGATTTCGAGCAGCGGGCGTCTCGGCGTGGCGCTGCGGGTGGCGACGTCCGGATGTCGGACGTCCCCCAGGAATACGTCGAGGCCTGTCTCGAGCGACTCTCGGAGGAAGGGGTCGAAGGCGAGTCGAGGACGCCACTCCTCCGGGTCCTCGAGCGCGCGATCCGGCGCGATCAGCTCGTCCTGCCGATGGTGTCCACGACGCTGACGCGGGTTCTCGGGCTGCTCGAGCGCCCCGACGTCGCGATCACCGACCTCGCGCTCGCCGTCGAGACGGACCCTGCGCTCGCAACGAAGATCGTGGGCGTCGCGAACAGCAGCGCCTACGCCGGAATCGACTCGGCCTCGTCCGTCCATGATGCGCTGATGCGTGTCGGTCTCGAGCAGGCCAAGACCATCATCGCCGGCGTCGCCTTCCGGTCCTCCGTGTTCCACATGCCCGGTTTCGAGCGAGAGATGGACATGCTCTGGCAGCGATCCCTCGCGAACGCGCTCGCCACGCTCGCGCTTCTCGAACACGATCCGCGCTGGCGCGACAGCGCGTTCCTGCTCGGCCTGGTTCAGGACGTCGGTCGAATCGTCCTGCTCGCCACGGTCGCGGCCGCGACGGCCAGGAAGACGAAGACGCCGAGCGCGGCCACGATCGAGGCTGCAGGCGACGTGATCCGGTGCGAGCTCGGCGCGATCGCGCTGTCGGCGTGGGCGTTCGACGACGATCTCGTCGACGCGGTCGTCTGGCAGGAGCAGCCCGAGCAATGCCCGGAGGCCAGTCGGCCGCTCGCCAAGGGCCTCTACGCCGCGGACACGCTGATCCATCTCGGCATGCGCGGCTGGCAGCCCGGCGCGAGCCCCGAGTCCGACATGATGGTCGGAGAGCTCGTCGAGCCGCTCGGCTTCGAGCTGCAGCAGATGGCCGAGGTCCTTGCCCTCGTGGAGGGCGGCATGTCGGCCTTCTCGAAGCTCGGCTGA